In the Diorhabda carinulata isolate Delta chromosome 9, icDioCari1.1, whole genome shotgun sequence genome, one interval contains:
- the LOC130897865 gene encoding cytochrome P450 CYP12A2-like, whose product MMKPVKSFLDIPTLKSWPLLDHTYLFLPGGKYKSERLTEAVKDISSKLGPIFRLKLGGADMVITTNADDTETLFRNEGIRPVRPSFPALYHYRQKCFNSVGVVPAVGEEWYKFRTGVNPLLKNSITDFYIKEHEDVAKNFVRYIHNEIGDDNILRDVVEHVSKFAIEAISVVCPGYRLSCTSETTSEQTERIKNASKDFMEGIYKTMIGPSLWKWFETPAYKQLRSSHELIYSTLKIFLNDLKKVYINNPDRLKETQPYMYTLFHNKHLSSEDCNMLAIEVFLGGIDTTATVTALTLFYLARDKEVQETARKSICRNEYLKACIKETLRLSPTAGANGRITAKDTVIGGYLVPKNILVSAFSSVTSCSDQYFEKANEYNPNRWLRSSNRSFHKFASLPFGYGPRMCPGKKIAENEIAVLLKEILKNFTLDVEDKSDIKMVYRMNRIPDRPIDIKFLKRER is encoded by the exons ATGATGAAGCCTGTTAAAAGTTTCTTAGACATTCCAACCTTAAAAAGCTGGCCTTTGCTCGAtcatacttatttatttttaccagGCG gaAAATACAAATCGGAGCGGTTAACAGAAGCTGTAAAAGACATTAGTAGTAAATTAGGTCCTATATTTCGTCTAAAATTAGGTGGTGCTGACATGGTCATAACAACAAACGCCGATGATACTGAAACCCTTTTTCGAAATGAGGGTATCCGACCAGTAAGACCATCTTTTCCCGCTCTTTATCACTACAgacaaaaatgttttaacagCGTAGGTGTAGTACCTGCTGTAGGTGAAGAATGGTACAAGTTTAGAACCGGCGTAAATCCGctattaaaaaatagtattacagatttttatataaaggaGCATGAAGACGTGGCGAAAAAttttgtcagatacattcaCAACGAAATCGGGGATGATAATATATTGCGGGATGTTGTCGAAcatgtttcaaaatttgctaTAGAAG ccATTTCTGTTGTTTGTCCTGGTTATCGATTGAGTTGTACTTCAGAGACTACTAGTGAACAAACTGAAAGAATTAAAAATGCTAGTAAGGATTTCATGGAAGGAATTTATAAGACTATGATAGGTCCTAGTTTATGGAAGTGGTTTGAAACTCCTGCTTATAAACAATTGAGATCTTCGCACGAACTTATTTATAG TACCCTGAAGATTTTCttgaatgatttaaaaaagGTATATATCAACAACCCAGATCGTTTGAAAGAGACACAGCCTTACATGTATACACTTTTCCATAACAAACATCTTTCTTCCGAAGATTGTAATATGTTAGCAATAGAGGTTTTTTTAG gaGGAATTGATACTACTGCTACAGTTACTGCACTTACACTTTTTTATCTAGCTCGAGATAAAGAGGTACAAGAAACAGCCAGAAAGTCAATTTGTAGAAATGAATATCTTAAAGCATGTATTAAGGAAACACTGCGTTTATCACCAACAGCTGGGGCTAATGGCAGAATTACAGCTAAGGATACTGTAATAGGAGGTTATTTAGTCCCGAAAAAT aTTCTGGTATCTGCGTTTAGTTCTGTAACATCTTGTAGTGACCAATATTTTGAGAAAGCTAACGAATACAATCCGAATAGATGGTTGAGGTCCTCAAATCGATCATTCCATAAGTTCGCGTCTCTACCTTTTGGTTATGGCCCCAGGATGTGTCCCGGTAAAAAAATAGCTGAAAATGAGATTGCCGTGCTACTAAAAGAA atacTGAAGAATTTTACTTTGGATGTAGAAGACAAAAGTGATATAAAGATGGTATATCGAATGAATAGGATTCCGGATAGACCAATtgatataaagtttttgaaaagagaaagaTGA